A genomic stretch from Actinomadura rubteroloni includes:
- a CDS encoding SCO7613 C-terminal domain-containing membrane protein, whose protein sequence is MSLFCPGCHAPLASPTETCRRCGLDLGLPGADALWRIEYALADLVRQRNALLTSLHARTHGVAPGARAPRPEVPRVGVRNVLLGLGAATLGIAAVVFTALTWDALGLFGRAAILCTLTGIALGLAWPLARRGLAATAEAVAFVGLVLLGVLAATAYGSNVGGLGDLSADRYGIGASAVVALLWTAYARVAPLRAAAPTAVVLAQIPALFVIHALDGSFVGTAATLLGLSLADLLIRTTTRSIARGVATAAGASAGTLGTVGALAGLLVALDTPWTDAAGEHAAVIALAGAVAAAWAVVVDRRAALATGAALTSLLTAVAINPPDVPARLDPPIAWTPVALLLAAITVAGTAVLTRDMLGRLSDRVRWLVIGASAMGATGLPFALYLALDAAGQPFRVLDAGVWQSGDLFATSLTAGPVTFAILAVVGARFPAVAVPAVVLAAVGLPGTELGPFVAVGVAAGLAAWAVRRDDARLAAGIGAVVLGAWAVTASLAGEVRTVGVLAALTALAAVVALVSAPLRPAAQAVAVLTAGGFAAAQGLAAGLPAHGAAFAVLAAAAAGTALGRVPAEIAAAGTGAAALAMTADDPVWLSCALATAGVIATAAALRPSRRDAAYAGSALLALAWWVRLGASGVTVPEAYTAPVSLALLVVGHLRRPKLPSWLAYGPALAGTLVPSLLASWSGDGAVRPALLALGATAIVLAGARFRLQAPLALGGAALLLDALRYLAPLLQDVPGWIPITVVGLLLVAVGATYERRLRELRRARAAFARLN, encoded by the coding sequence ATGTCGCTCTTCTGCCCGGGATGTCATGCGCCGCTGGCGTCCCCCACCGAGACCTGCCGCAGGTGCGGGCTCGACCTCGGCCTGCCCGGCGCGGACGCCCTGTGGCGGATCGAGTACGCGCTCGCCGACCTCGTCCGGCAGCGCAACGCCCTCCTGACGTCGCTCCACGCCCGGACGCACGGCGTCGCCCCCGGTGCCCGCGCGCCCCGACCCGAGGTACCTAGGGTCGGGGTCCGCAACGTCCTGCTGGGGCTCGGTGCGGCCACGTTGGGCATCGCGGCGGTGGTGTTCACCGCGCTGACGTGGGACGCACTCGGGCTGTTCGGTCGCGCGGCGATCCTGTGCACGCTGACGGGGATCGCGCTCGGGCTGGCGTGGCCGCTGGCGCGGCGGGGGCTCGCGGCGACGGCCGAGGCGGTCGCGTTCGTCGGGCTGGTGCTGCTCGGCGTCCTCGCGGCGACGGCCTACGGATCGAACGTCGGGGGGCTGGGCGATCTATCGGCCGACCGATACGGCATCGGCGCGTCCGCCGTCGTCGCCCTGCTCTGGACGGCCTACGCCCGCGTCGCGCCCTTGCGGGCAGCCGCCCCCACGGCCGTGGTCCTCGCGCAGATTCCCGCGCTGTTCGTTATCCACGCGCTGGACGGTTCGTTCGTCGGTACGGCCGCGACGCTGCTCGGCCTGTCGCTGGCGGACCTCCTGATCCGGACCACGACCCGCAGCATCGCGCGGGGCGTCGCGACGGCGGCGGGCGCGTCCGCCGGGACGCTCGGCACGGTCGGCGCGCTCGCCGGCCTGCTCGTCGCCCTCGACACCCCGTGGACCGACGCCGCCGGGGAGCACGCGGCGGTCATCGCCCTGGCGGGCGCGGTGGCGGCGGCCTGGGCCGTCGTCGTGGACCGCCGCGCGGCGCTGGCGACCGGCGCGGCCCTCACGTCCCTGCTCACGGCTGTGGCGATCAACCCGCCGGACGTCCCGGCGCGGCTGGATCCGCCGATCGCCTGGACACCCGTCGCCCTGCTGCTCGCCGCCATCACGGTGGCCGGCACCGCCGTCCTGACGCGCGACATGCTCGGGCGGCTGTCGGACAGGGTTCGGTGGCTCGTGATCGGTGCGTCGGCGATGGGAGCCACGGGGCTGCCGTTCGCGCTGTACCTCGCGTTGGACGCCGCAGGGCAGCCGTTTCGGGTTCTGGACGCTGGCGTGTGGCAGAGCGGCGACCTGTTCGCCACGTCCCTCACCGCAGGGCCGGTGACGTTCGCCATCCTCGCGGTCGTCGGGGCGCGGTTCCCGGCGGTCGCCGTTCCAGCGGTCGTGCTGGCCGCCGTCGGGCTGCCGGGGACCGAACTCGGCCCCTTCGTAGCGGTCGGCGTGGCGGCCGGGCTCGCGGCGTGGGCCGTGCGGCGGGACGACGCGCGTCTCGCGGCGGGGATCGGTGCCGTCGTGCTCGGTGCGTGGGCGGTGACGGCGTCGCTCGCCGGTGAGGTGCGGACGGTCGGCGTCCTTGCAGCGCTGACCGCACTGGCGGCTGTCGTTGCGCTGGTGTCCGCACCGCTGCGTCCGGCGGCGCAGGCGGTCGCGGTCCTGACGGCCGGAGGGTTCGCGGCGGCGCAGGGGCTCGCCGCGGGCCTTCCGGCGCACGGCGCGGCGTTCGCGGTGCTCGCGGCGGCGGCCGCCGGGACGGCGCTCGGCCGCGTCCCGGCGGAGATCGCCGCCGCCGGCACGGGCGCGGCGGCGCTCGCGATGACGGCCGACGACCCGGTGTGGCTGAGCTGCGCGCTCGCGACCGCCGGTGTCATCGCGACGGCGGCGGCGCTGCGTCCGTCCCGGCGCGACGCCGCGTACGCGGGCTCGGCGCTGCTCGCGCTGGCGTGGTGGGTGCGGCTCGGCGCGTCCGGCGTGACCGTCCCGGAGGCGTACACGGCGCCGGTCTCGCTCGCGCTGCTCGTCGTCGGGCACCTGCGGCGGCCGAAGCTCCCGTCCTGGCTCGCCTACGGCCCGGCGCTCGCCGGGACGCTCGTCCCGAGCCTGCTCGCGTCCTGGTCCGGCGACGGCGCCGTCCGGCCCGCACTTCTGGCGCTCGGCGCGACGGCGATCGTCCTCGCGGGCGCCCGCTTCCGCCTCCAGGCCCCGCTGGCGCTCGGCGGCGCGGCCCTCCTCCTGGACGCGCTCCGCTACCTGGCGCCGCTCCTCCAGGACGTGCCGGGCTGGATCCCGATCACGGTCGTGGGCCTACTGCTGGTCGCCGTCGGCGCCACCTACGAACGCCGCCTCCGCGAACTACGCCGCGCCCGCGCCGCCTTCGCCCGCCTCAACTGA
- a CDS encoding DUF6745 domain-containing protein, translating into MSPAHDRPADLLEQALASRDDWLGRALSTEPADRPAAEAAITGLYRLLGAPPPRFVWVPSPGAAIGHLDDDRIDVRNLPPRGDGPLPVRLADRMMELRHRLRDRIVRRPNRQGLQRRGDPRVALDDVLDRALGEAVRATVHENVGGPLRAVFAQAGGSFTWYGQHDAAWLTAFDVRRRLGLLRTSPGEDAELDLWAAVARSCGWWWPRDGTCVVAERPVEVHTEPVPGSELGVLRLHHGDGFAVRYSDGWGVHAWHGTRVPDWVMTDPTPERIRQAVNVEVRRCAIERIGWDVYIDQAGLTLVSTASDPGNPGCELRLYSLPPSLLAAPSRVLLAVNGSVERDGHRRRYGLGVPGDIDDPVAAAGWSYGLTASQYARLQRRT; encoded by the coding sequence GTGAGCCCCGCTCACGACCGCCCGGCCGACCTGCTGGAGCAGGCGCTCGCGTCGCGCGACGACTGGCTGGGCCGCGCACTGTCCACCGAACCCGCCGACCGTCCCGCCGCCGAGGCGGCGATCACCGGCCTGTACCGGCTGCTCGGCGCGCCGCCGCCCCGGTTCGTCTGGGTGCCGTCCCCCGGCGCCGCGATCGGGCACCTCGATGACGACCGCATCGACGTGCGGAATCTGCCGCCGCGCGGAGACGGCCCGCTGCCCGTCCGGCTCGCCGACCGGATGATGGAGTTGCGGCACCGGCTCCGCGACCGGATCGTCCGGCGTCCGAACCGGCAGGGTCTTCAACGGCGCGGCGATCCCCGCGTCGCGCTCGATGACGTGCTGGATCGGGCGCTCGGCGAGGCCGTCCGCGCGACCGTCCACGAGAACGTCGGCGGGCCGCTGCGCGCGGTGTTCGCTCAGGCAGGGGGCTCGTTCACCTGGTACGGCCAGCACGACGCCGCGTGGCTGACGGCGTTCGACGTCCGGCGCCGCCTCGGGCTGCTGCGGACGTCGCCCGGCGAGGACGCCGAACTCGACCTCTGGGCCGCCGTTGCCCGCTCCTGCGGCTGGTGGTGGCCCCGGGACGGGACGTGCGTCGTCGCGGAACGTCCGGTCGAAGTCCATACCGAGCCTGTGCCGGGCTCCGAGCTCGGAGTGCTGCGCCTCCATCACGGCGACGGTTTCGCAGTGCGGTACTCCGATGGCTGGGGCGTCCACGCCTGGCACGGAACCCGCGTGCCCGACTGGGTGATGACCGATCCCACCCCCGAACGCATCAGGCAGGCCGTCAACGTCGAGGTGCGGCGCTGCGCGATCGAACGCATCGGATGGGACGTCTACATCGACCAAGCGGGCCTGACGCTCGTCTCCACCGCGTCCGATCCCGGGAACCCGGGCTGTGAACTGCGGCTCTACAGCCTGCCGCCGTCGCTTCTCGCGGCACCATCGCGCGTGCTGCTCGCCGTCAACGGGTCCGTCGAACGGGACGGGCACCGCCGCCGCTACGGACTCGGCGTCCCCGGTGACATCGACGACCCCGTCGCTGCGGCGGGCTGGTCGTACGGCCTCACCGCCTCCCAGTACGCGCGGCTCCAGCGCCGCACCTGA
- a CDS encoding DUF6985 domain-containing protein yields MDFVWQDFFWTTTLRVAGDRGSIVLDGIGNAADAPVTLAYAPEGGRDDSPLTAREIASVRDTIDALPRMWEALQPDLLTAYEDVRAYPPGGGGLPSPDPASGVRPLVDLTHVTVHPLARDGRPYVGLEFACPWDDGDGVGVLMNGDRVVEVGPADTAALPWLARHDAAG; encoded by the coding sequence ATGGACTTCGTCTGGCAGGACTTCTTCTGGACCACCACCCTGCGCGTCGCGGGCGATCGCGGCTCGATCGTCCTCGACGGGATCGGGAACGCCGCCGACGCGCCGGTGACGCTCGCCTACGCCCCCGAGGGCGGCCGGGACGACTCGCCGCTCACCGCGCGGGAGATCGCGTCCGTCCGGGACACGATCGACGCGCTGCCGCGCATGTGGGAAGCCCTCCAACCGGACCTGCTGACGGCCTATGAGGACGTCCGCGCCTACCCGCCCGGCGGGGGCGGCCTGCCCTCGCCGGACCCGGCGTCCGGTGTCCGGCCGCTGGTGGACCTGACGCACGTGACCGTCCATCCGCTCGCACGGGACGGGAGGCCGTACGTCGGGCTGGAGTTCGCCTGCCCGTGGGACGACGGGGACGGCGTCGGCGTCCTCATGAACGGCGACCGCGTGGTGGAGGTGGGTCCCGCCGACACGGCCGCGCTGCCGTGGCTGGCCCGGCACGACGCGGCGGGCTGA
- the menC gene encoding o-succinylbenzoate synthase, which translates to MKIEGVELRRVALPLALPFRTSFGTETARDVLLVRVVTSDAEGWGECVAMADPLYSPEYVEGAADVLRRFLVPALPRTVDAHAAERAMLPFKGHRMAKAALETAVLDAELRAAGTSLAAYLGASASRVPCGVSVGIMDSVPALLDAVAGYVAEGYVRVKLKIEPGWEVAPVRAVRERFGDDLLLQVDANAAFTLADAPLLARLDPFDLLLIEQPLAEDDLVQHAALARRLRTPLCLDEAIESAAHAAAAISLGSCSVVNVKPGRVGGYLEARRIHDLCRAHGLPVWCGGMLETGVGRAANLALSALPGFTLPGDTSASSRYFTDDITEPFVLDDGHLTVPSGPGIGAAPRPDRLAEVTTDSEWIPL; encoded by the coding sequence GTGAAGATCGAGGGCGTGGAGCTGCGCCGCGTGGCGCTGCCGCTCGCCCTCCCGTTCCGGACGTCGTTCGGCACCGAGACCGCGCGGGACGTGCTGCTCGTCCGCGTCGTCACGTCCGACGCGGAGGGCTGGGGCGAGTGCGTCGCGATGGCCGACCCGCTGTACTCGCCCGAGTACGTGGAGGGCGCGGCGGACGTGCTGCGCCGCTTCCTCGTCCCCGCCCTCCCCCGGACCGTGGACGCCCACGCCGCCGAGCGCGCGATGCTCCCGTTCAAGGGCCACCGGATGGCGAAGGCCGCGCTGGAGACGGCCGTGCTCGACGCCGAACTGCGCGCCGCCGGGACGTCCCTCGCCGCCTATCTCGGCGCGTCCGCGTCCCGGGTGCCGTGCGGCGTCTCCGTCGGGATCATGGACTCGGTGCCCGCGCTGCTCGACGCCGTCGCCGGATATGTCGCCGAGGGGTACGTCCGGGTCAAGCTGAAGATCGAGCCGGGCTGGGAGGTCGCGCCGGTGCGGGCCGTCCGGGAGCGGTTCGGCGACGACCTGCTGCTCCAGGTCGACGCCAACGCCGCGTTCACGCTCGCCGACGCGCCGCTGCTCGCCCGTCTCGACCCGTTCGACCTGCTGCTCATCGAACAGCCGCTCGCCGAGGACGACCTCGTCCAGCACGCCGCCCTCGCCCGCCGCCTGCGCACCCCGCTCTGCCTGGACGAAGCGATCGAGTCCGCCGCGCACGCCGCCGCCGCGATCTCGCTCGGGTCCTGTTCGGTCGTCAACGTCAAGCCCGGCCGGGTCGGCGGCTACCTGGAGGCGCGCCGCATCCACGACCTGTGCCGCGCGCACGGCCTCCCGGTCTGGTGCGGCGGCATGCTGGAGACCGGCGTCGGACGCGCCGCCAACCTCGCCCTGTCCGCCCTGCCCGGCTTCACCCTGCCCGGCGACACCTCCGCTTCCTCGCGCTACTTCACCGACGACATCACCGAGCCGTTCGTGCTGGACGACGGCCACCTCACCGTCCCGTCCGGCCCCGGCATCGGCGCCGCCCCCCGCCCCGACCGCCTCGCCGAAGTCACGACAGATTCCGAATGGATCCCGCTGTAG
- a CDS encoding GNAT family N-acetyltransferase, whose protein sequence is MAEFTDVRRLFETIWRPDPGGDPAPVELLAALAHTGNYVAGAYRDGRLVGASAGFLADPPGTTLHSHVTGTIEPGAGFALKVHQREWALERGLTRITWTFDPLVRRNAYFNLGKLAARATEYLPSFYGPVQDAINRGDETDRLLVEWPLDDPRVADAVHGSPPGCPVPPGTPVILGERVGLPARGRDGSSVLLVAIPDDIEALRRTDPLAARAWRRMFREALGGLLAEGGHVAGIHHRSHYVVERPSSREVR, encoded by the coding sequence ATGGCGGAGTTCACGGACGTCCGCCGCCTCTTCGAGACCATCTGGCGGCCCGACCCGGGCGGCGACCCCGCCCCCGTCGAGCTGCTCGCGGCCCTCGCCCACACGGGCAACTACGTCGCGGGCGCGTACCGGGACGGACGGCTCGTCGGCGCGTCCGCCGGGTTCCTCGCGGACCCGCCCGGCACGACGCTGCACTCGCACGTCACCGGGACGATCGAACCCGGTGCCGGATTCGCGCTGAAAGTCCATCAGCGGGAGTGGGCGCTGGAGCGCGGGCTGACCCGGATCACCTGGACGTTCGACCCGCTCGTCCGGCGCAACGCCTATTTCAATCTGGGGAAACTCGCGGCGCGCGCCACCGAGTACCTGCCGTCCTTCTACGGACCGGTGCAGGACGCGATCAACCGGGGCGACGAGACCGACCGGCTGCTCGTGGAATGGCCGCTCGACGATCCGCGCGTCGCCGACGCCGTCCACGGGAGCCCGCCGGGCTGCCCGGTCCCGCCCGGGACGCCGGTGATCCTCGGCGAGCGCGTCGGGCTGCCCGCGCGCGGCCGGGACGGCTCGTCGGTACTGCTCGTCGCGATCCCCGACGACATCGAGGCGCTGCGCCGCACCGACCCGCTCGCCGCCCGCGCGTGGCGGCGGATGTTCCGCGAGGCGCTCGGCGGCCTGCTGGCCGAAGGCGGGCATGTCGCTGGAATCCATCACCGTTCGCACTATGTTGTGGAGCGTCCCTCCTCGCGGGAGGTCCGGTGA
- a CDS encoding 3-methyladenine DNA glycosylase, whose amino-acid sequence MEAWEPEVWRARAAAHRERVEQWTGPYLRRRERGEAHPVEDFLFTYYSCRPGRLVQWHPGAGVVLLGARGYGRDYRDTADGAVLDTSALLERRRASVAWIGRLLAATASRPAHLGCFGLHEWAMVYRTPHVRHEAWPLRLPPDAVAAVVDERGVRCSHFDAFRFFTDAARPLNVLQPSRDTQHDLEQPGCLHANMDLYKWAYKLSPLIPSDLVADCFALARDIRAVDMRASPYDLAALGYPPIRIETPSGRAEYAAEQRAFTDRATPLRARLYTACEALLRG is encoded by the coding sequence GTGGAGGCATGGGAGCCGGAGGTCTGGCGGGCGCGGGCGGCGGCCCACCGGGAGCGCGTGGAACAGTGGACCGGCCCCTACCTGCGGCGCCGGGAGCGCGGCGAGGCCCATCCCGTCGAGGACTTCCTGTTCACCTATTACTCCTGCCGGCCGGGACGGCTCGTCCAGTGGCATCCCGGCGCGGGCGTCGTCCTGCTCGGGGCGCGCGGGTACGGCCGCGACTACCGCGACACCGCCGACGGCGCCGTCCTCGACACGTCCGCGCTGCTGGAGCGCCGCCGCGCCTCGGTGGCCTGGATCGGCCGGCTGCTCGCCGCGACGGCGTCCCGTCCCGCGCACCTCGGCTGCTTCGGCCTGCACGAATGGGCGATGGTGTACCGGACGCCGCACGTCCGGCACGAGGCGTGGCCGCTGCGCCTGCCCCCGGACGCGGTCGCCGCCGTGGTGGACGAGCGCGGCGTGCGGTGCAGCCACTTCGACGCGTTCCGGTTCTTCACGGACGCGGCCCGTCCGCTCAACGTGCTCCAGCCGTCCCGCGACACCCAGCACGACCTGGAACAACCCGGCTGCCTGCACGCCAACATGGACCTCTACAAATGGGCGTACAAGCTCTCCCCGCTGATCCCGAGCGACCTCGTCGCGGACTGCTTCGCCCTCGCCCGCGACATCCGCGCCGTGGACATGCGCGCGAGCCCCTACGACCTCGCCGCCCTCGGCTACCCGCCGATCCGCATCGAGACGCCGTCCGGCCGCGCCGAGTACGCCGCCGAACAACGCGCCTTCACCGACCGCGCCACCCCCCTCCGCGCCCGCCTCTACACCGCCTGCGAGGCGCTGCTCAGGGGGTGA
- a CDS encoding RNA polymerase sigma factor: MDDLAPDDLLRTLAPQVVGVLTRRYGDFGAAEDAVQEALIAALDQWPRDGVPANPRGWLVQVASRRLVEQIRGDAARRAREERVLADRSATPPGTVSGDDTLVLLFLCCHPSLTTPSAIALTLRSVGGLTTAEIARAFLVPEATMAQRISRAKARIAASRLPFRLPEPAEREARLAAVLHVLYLIFNEGYTAGGVELQRRDLAREAIRLARLVTRLLPADGEAAGLLALMLLTDARRDARADAHGLPVPLAEQDRTRWDRASIDEGIALLTRTLPRNAPGPYQVQAAIAAVHDEAASAEATDWPQILALYDVLERMADNPVVTLNRAVATAMTHGPSAGLSLLATLDDRLPNNHRLAAARAHLHEMSGDTSAAIREYRRAADLTPSVPERLYLTARAAHLTP, from the coding sequence CTGGACGACCTCGCCCCCGACGACCTGCTGCGCACGCTCGCGCCGCAGGTCGTCGGCGTGCTCACCCGCCGGTACGGGGACTTCGGCGCCGCCGAGGACGCGGTGCAGGAGGCGCTGATCGCGGCGCTGGACCAGTGGCCGCGCGACGGCGTCCCGGCGAACCCGCGCGGCTGGCTCGTGCAGGTCGCGAGCCGGCGGCTCGTGGAGCAGATCCGGGGGGACGCGGCGCGGCGGGCGCGGGAGGAGCGGGTCCTCGCCGACCGGTCCGCGACGCCGCCGGGGACGGTCTCCGGGGACGACACGCTCGTCCTGCTGTTCTTGTGCTGCCATCCGTCGCTGACGACGCCGTCCGCGATCGCCCTGACGCTCCGGTCGGTCGGCGGGCTGACGACGGCGGAGATCGCGCGGGCCTTCCTCGTCCCGGAGGCGACGATGGCGCAGCGGATCAGCCGGGCGAAGGCGCGCATCGCGGCGTCCCGGCTCCCGTTCCGGCTGCCCGAGCCCGCCGAGCGGGAGGCGCGGCTGGCGGCCGTCCTGCACGTCCTCTACCTGATCTTCAACGAGGGCTACACGGCCGGCGGGGTCGAACTGCAACGCCGTGACCTGGCCCGCGAGGCGATCCGGCTGGCCCGTCTCGTCACCCGCCTGCTGCCCGCCGACGGCGAGGCGGCGGGCCTGCTCGCGCTGATGCTGCTGACCGACGCGCGCCGCGACGCCCGCGCCGACGCGCACGGCCTCCCGGTGCCGCTCGCCGAGCAGGACCGGACCCGCTGGGACCGCGCGTCCATCGACGAAGGCATAGCCCTCCTCACCCGCACACTCCCCCGGAACGCCCCCGGCCCCTACCAGGTCCAAGCGGCGATAGCGGCAGTCCACGACGAGGCCGCCAGCGCGGAGGCGACCGACTGGCCGCAGATCCTCGCCCTCTACGACGTCCTGGAGCGCATGGCCGACAACCCGGTCGTCACGCTGAACCGCGCGGTGGCGACGGCGATGACCCACGGCCCGTCCGCCGGCCTGTCCCTCCTGGCCACCCTGGACGACCGTCTCCCGAACAACCACCGCCTCGCCGCCGCCCGCGCGCACCTGCACGAGATGTCCGGCGACACGTCCGCCGCGATCCGCGAATACCGCCGCGCCGCCGACCTGACCCCGAGCGTCCCCGAACGCCTCTACCTGACCGCCCGCGCCGCCCACCTCACCCCCTGA
- a CDS encoding YciI family protein, which translates to MKYMMLMQYSAAGTDFPDIASWSADEVRAHVAFMRDYNAKLVADGELVDAQGLASPATARIVRAGADGAPVVTDGPFPETKEWLAGYWIVDVETEGRALELAAAASAAPGPQGRPLNMPIEVRPIGSEPEV; encoded by the coding sequence ATGAAGTACATGATGCTCATGCAGTACAGCGCCGCCGGAACCGACTTCCCGGACATCGCGTCGTGGTCGGCGGACGAGGTGCGGGCGCATGTCGCGTTCATGCGCGACTACAACGCCAAGCTCGTCGCGGACGGCGAGCTCGTGGACGCGCAGGGGCTCGCCTCGCCCGCGACGGCCCGGATCGTCCGGGCCGGGGCGGACGGCGCGCCGGTCGTGACGGACGGTCCCTTCCCCGAGACCAAGGAGTGGCTCGCGGGCTACTGGATCGTGGACGTGGAGACCGAGGGGCGGGCGCTGGAACTGGCCGCCGCAGCGTCCGCCGCGCCCGGTCCGCAGGGACGGCCGCTGAACATGCCGATCGAGGTCCGTCCGATCGGTTCCGAGCCGGAGGTCTGA
- a CDS encoding tetratricopeptide repeat protein, with product MTHVTEDDLDDLEFDTLRTGDHIAAARRLAELAEAVSGGVSRANVLLRAGEQWQHAGDHEAAAALYRAALEDGGETYGDARAYLADALFKLGRIPEARALVDDIRADAPRDPEVYRAVAEVLYEQGDTAGCHEWATNGADVVLAVRAAGAPADETALAEDSLEALLRLRYRARIDLGRPEDHYDAMLDDLLKNA from the coding sequence GTGACGCATGTGACGGAAGACGATCTCGACGATCTGGAGTTCGACACCCTGCGCACCGGCGATCACATCGCGGCGGCCCGGCGTCTCGCCGAGCTGGCCGAGGCGGTGTCCGGCGGGGTGTCGCGCGCCAACGTGCTGCTGCGCGCCGGGGAACAGTGGCAGCACGCGGGCGACCACGAGGCGGCCGCGGCGCTGTACCGCGCCGCGCTGGAGGACGGCGGCGAGACCTACGGCGACGCCCGCGCCTACCTCGCGGACGCGCTGTTCAAGCTCGGCCGCATCCCCGAGGCCCGCGCGCTGGTGGACGACATCCGCGCCGACGCCCCGCGCGACCCGGAGGTGTACCGGGCGGTCGCGGAGGTGCTGTACGAGCAGGGTGACACGGCGGGCTGCCACGAGTGGGCGACGAACGGCGCCGACGTGGTGCTGGCCGTCCGGGCGGCGGGCGCCCCGGCGGACGAGACCGCGCTCGCCGAGGACAGCCTGGAGGCGCTGCTGCGGCTGCGCTACCGCGCACGGATCGACCTCGGACGTCCCGAGGACCACTACGACGCGATGCTGGACGACCTGCTCAAGAACGCCTGA
- a CDS encoding NYN domain-containing protein, which yields MDRCALFVDAGYLLADGAMAVHGTRHRDAVSWDFGGLLQLLGGLARDRTGCPLLRCYWYEATSEGRRAPEHESLADLPGLKLRIGKVRPGRREGVDAEIHRDLMTLARNGALADAVVVSGDEDIARVVADAQEFGVRVTVLHIAVDGNWTISRVLRQECDDLIEIGSGHLRPYVNLLSSGDASSGPLSNGHSSNGSGTPAALAPAPRSASSAPPSTPLTGQPVPAAEYAARDKDYVARDYASAAPEYGLTGLTPPPAVPPATPSPFPAPPVTPPPFPAPPTSAPQTGGTNYPPPPQQHGPYTGPQQIAPRPVQQTAPSLSDAVKAAHQEGQDFGESVARDAPALWLEAVLARKPRMPSDLEARLLQGSSLPIDFLLHDEVRHALRRGFWDALERARR from the coding sequence ATGGATCGCTGCGCCCTGTTCGTGGACGCCGGCTACCTCCTCGCCGACGGCGCGATGGCGGTGCACGGGACGCGACACCGCGACGCCGTGTCCTGGGACTTCGGCGGCCTGCTGCAACTGCTCGGCGGCCTCGCCCGCGACCGCACCGGCTGCCCGCTGCTGCGCTGCTACTGGTACGAGGCGACGTCCGAGGGACGCCGCGCGCCCGAGCACGAATCCCTCGCCGACCTGCCCGGACTCAAGCTGCGGATCGGCAAGGTCCGCCCCGGACGGCGCGAGGGCGTCGACGCCGAGATCCACCGCGACCTCATGACGCTGGCCCGCAACGGCGCGCTCGCCGACGCCGTCGTCGTCAGCGGCGACGAGGACATCGCGCGGGTCGTCGCGGACGCGCAGGAGTTCGGCGTCCGGGTGACGGTCCTGCACATCGCCGTGGACGGCAACTGGACGATCTCCCGCGTCCTGCGGCAGGAGTGCGACGACCTCATCGAGATCGGTTCGGGGCATCTACGGCCGTACGTGAACCTGCTGAGCAGCGGGGACGCCTCGTCCGGGCCGCTGTCGAACGGGCACTCCTCCAACGGGTCGGGCACGCCCGCCGCGCTCGCCCCGGCGCCGCGCAGCGCGTCGTCCGCGCCGCCGTCCACGCCGCTCACCGGGCAGCCGGTGCCCGCGGCGGAGTACGCGGCGCGCGACAAGGACTACGTCGCGCGGGACTACGCGTCGGCCGCTCCGGAGTACGGGCTGACCGGGCTGACGCCGCCGCCCGCCGTGCCCCCGGCGACACCGTCGCCGTTCCCCGCGCCGCCGGTGACCCCGCCGCCGTTCCCGGCGCCGCCGACGTCCGCGCCGCAGACCGGCGGGACGAACTACCCGCCCCCGCCGCAGCAGCACGGGCCGTACACCGGGCCGCAGCAGATCGCGCCGCGTCCCGTCCAGCAGACCGCGCCCTCGCTCTCGGACGCGGTGAAGGCCGCGCACCAGGAGGGCCAGGACTTCGGCGAGTCCGTCGCCCGCGACGCGCCCGCGCTGTGGCTGGAGGCGGTGCTCGCCCGCAAGCCGCGCATGCCGTCCGACCTGGAGGCCCGGCTGCTCCAGGGATCGTCGCTGCCGATCGACTTCCTGCTCCACGACGAGGTGCGACACGCCCTGCGGCGCGGATTCTGGGACGCGCTCGAACGCGCCCGCAGATAG